A genomic stretch from Streptomyces sp. QL37 includes:
- a CDS encoding alpha-L-rhamnosidase, producing the protein MTTAPHTLRTSHLTEPLGIDDQHPDLSWRPGGRQRVYRIQAATGPGLLDSGRCDLWDSGDVEDSRSTGIRYDGKPPGARRRVWWRVRTRCDDGPSPWSSAATWETGLPTESDWAGARWITAPDTTSRLPLLAKDFRLPSAPVTARLYATALGTYEASVNGVRAGRALLEPGYTAYGKRLLYAVYDITGALRAGDNTVGLSLGNGIAHAPRVPGRYAKLHIDHGRPRAIAVLSAVHADGTTTTIVTDDTWLTEEGPVTLSAWFGGEEHDARLELPGWNSPGHDRRSWSAAVPTLLDGVTLDARTHPAVEVVDTVTPVSVSEPRPGTHVFDLGVNIAGRPRLRVTGPAGASVAIHPAELLAEDGTVNQRFTGTPCYDRYTLRGDPAGEEWAPATVYHGFRYLQVEQLPGSPSPDTVHGEVMRTANARAGGFSCSSDLLNGIHRIIDRAAQSNMFSVLTDCPHREKLGWLEQTHLVFPAVAQGYDVAAHYRKLVRDMADAQTASGLVPGIAPEYTVFEDKFRDDANWGGALVLAPWYLYRTYGDTTTLRAHYPDMLRFLGHLHSRSDDGLLLHHGLGDWITFDDSTPKAVTATHAHHRIATALGDIAEAIGRPDEAAAHRQLADRIAEAFHARFFDPLDHTYGSGSQACDALALDMGAVPAEEAPAVLAHLVDAIRAENDHVTVGEIALPALLRVLSAHDRDDVVADVLARTDSPSYGYQLAHGATALTERWDGPTRGSSQNHFMLGAAAEWLTVSLAGLRQAADSVAYEHIVVRPAPVGGITRASAWYETPRGRAAVTWYRGRDEFRLTVTLPPGVPSRVELPLPDGGRDVREVPCGSWEFTVPGDWSRDA; encoded by the coding sequence ATGACGACCGCACCGCACACTCTGCGCACCTCCCACCTCACCGAACCGCTCGGCATCGACGACCAGCACCCCGACCTTTCCTGGCGGCCCGGCGGGCGGCAGCGGGTGTACCGGATCCAGGCCGCCACCGGCCCCGGCCTCCTGGATTCCGGCCGTTGCGACCTGTGGGACAGCGGAGACGTGGAGGACTCCCGCAGCACCGGGATCCGCTACGACGGCAAGCCGCCGGGCGCCCGGAGGCGCGTCTGGTGGCGGGTGCGCACCCGGTGCGACGACGGCCCCTCGCCCTGGAGCTCCGCCGCCACCTGGGAGACCGGCCTGCCCACGGAATCCGACTGGGCGGGCGCCCGCTGGATCACCGCCCCGGACACCACCTCCCGGCTTCCGCTCCTCGCGAAGGACTTCCGGCTGCCGTCCGCCCCGGTCACGGCACGCCTGTACGCGACCGCCCTGGGCACCTACGAGGCTTCCGTCAACGGGGTCCGCGCCGGGCGTGCCCTGCTGGAACCCGGCTACACCGCCTACGGCAAGCGCCTCCTGTACGCGGTCTACGACATCACCGGAGCGCTGCGCGCGGGCGACAACACCGTGGGGCTGAGCCTCGGCAACGGCATCGCGCACGCACCACGCGTACCCGGCCGCTACGCCAAACTCCACATCGACCACGGCAGGCCGCGGGCGATCGCCGTCCTGTCCGCCGTCCACGCGGACGGCACGACCACCACGATCGTCACCGACGACACCTGGCTGACCGAGGAAGGCCCCGTCACCCTGTCCGCCTGGTTCGGCGGCGAGGAGCACGACGCCCGCCTCGAACTGCCCGGCTGGAACAGCCCCGGCCACGACCGCCGGAGCTGGAGCGCCGCCGTTCCCACCCTGCTCGACGGCGTGACGCTCGACGCACGCACCCACCCGGCCGTCGAGGTCGTCGACACCGTCACCCCGGTCTCGGTGAGCGAACCCCGCCCCGGGACACACGTCTTCGACCTCGGCGTGAACATCGCCGGCCGCCCGCGACTGCGCGTCACCGGACCCGCCGGAGCCTCCGTCGCGATCCACCCGGCCGAACTGCTCGCCGAGGACGGGACGGTGAATCAGCGCTTCACCGGAACACCCTGCTACGACCGCTACACCCTGCGAGGGGACCCGGCGGGCGAGGAGTGGGCCCCCGCCACCGTGTACCACGGCTTCCGCTACCTCCAGGTCGAGCAACTGCCCGGCTCACCCTCACCGGATACCGTGCACGGCGAGGTGATGCGAACCGCCAACGCACGCGCCGGCGGCTTCAGCTGCTCGTCGGACCTGCTGAACGGGATCCACCGGATCATCGACCGCGCCGCCCAGAGCAACATGTTCAGCGTCCTCACCGACTGCCCGCACCGCGAGAAGCTCGGCTGGCTGGAACAGACCCACCTCGTCTTCCCCGCGGTCGCGCAGGGCTACGACGTCGCCGCCCACTACCGCAAACTCGTGCGCGACATGGCCGACGCGCAGACCGCGTCAGGACTCGTGCCGGGCATCGCCCCCGAATACACGGTCTTCGAGGACAAGTTCCGCGACGACGCCAACTGGGGAGGCGCCCTCGTCCTCGCACCCTGGTACCTGTACCGGACGTACGGCGACACCACGACGCTGCGCGCCCACTACCCGGACATGCTGCGCTTCCTCGGCCACCTGCACTCCCGCTCCGACGACGGACTGCTGCTCCACCACGGTCTGGGCGACTGGATCACCTTCGACGACTCCACCCCCAAGGCCGTCACCGCGACCCATGCCCACCACCGCATCGCCACCGCGCTGGGCGACATCGCCGAGGCGATCGGGCGGCCGGACGAAGCAGCAGCCCACCGGCAGCTCGCCGACCGGATCGCCGAAGCCTTCCACGCCCGGTTCTTCGACCCGCTCGACCACACCTACGGCAGCGGCAGCCAGGCCTGCGACGCGCTCGCCCTGGACATGGGCGCGGTGCCCGCGGAGGAGGCCCCGGCGGTGCTGGCCCATCTGGTCGACGCCATCCGCGCGGAGAACGACCACGTCACCGTCGGTGAGATCGCCCTTCCTGCGCTCCTGCGCGTACTGTCCGCGCACGACCGCGACGACGTCGTCGCGGACGTGCTCGCCCGCACGGACAGCCCCAGCTACGGCTACCAGCTCGCCCACGGAGCGACCGCTCTGACGGAACGCTGGGACGGCCCCACCCGCGGGTCCTCGCAGAACCACTTCATGCTGGGCGCCGCCGCGGAATGGCTCACCGTCTCCCTGGCGGGCCTGCGGCAGGCCGCGGACTCCGTCGCCTACGAACACATCGTCGTCCGGCCCGCCCCCGTGGGCGGCATCACCCGGGCGAGCGCCTGGTACGAGACGCCGCGCGGACGCGCCGCGGTGACCTGGTACCGGGGCCGGGACGAGTTCAGGCTGACCGTCACCCTGCCGCCCGGCGTGCCCTCACGGGTGGAGCTGCCGCTCCCGGACGGTGGCCGGGACGTACGGGAAGTGCCCTGCGGCAGCTGGGAGTTCACCGTCCCCGGCGACTGGTCGCGCGATGCGTGA
- a CDS encoding glycoside hydrolase family 2 TIM barrel-domain containing protein: MTDTDAEAATARSTRTGHPGAGQRDGTPAPYWADLSPGTGRLAPRAHFQRGGRRLALGGTWSFRLSPAADAPLDFLGSGGPAQDDGDWSPLRVPGHWVLQGHGVPRYTNTAYPFPIDPPHVPDANPTGDHHRTFHLPDGWRLPGTVLRFDGVDSCFKVWLNGRELGTSKGSRLPSEFDAGQALRPGRNDLAVRVHRWSSGSYLEDQDMWWLPGIFRDVTLLEVPPGAIGDYFVHASYDHERGSGTLRVDTDVPALLSLPELGVHGHPADQALPLPRVEPWSAEHPRLYTGELAPASGDAAPVRLRVGFRTVAIRDGRFTVNGVPVLLRGVNRHEHDPDRGRAVTLDTMRHDLVLMKRHNINAVRTAHYPPHPDFLALCDELGMWVVDECDIETHGFIHADWAGNPADDPRWRPMFMDRIRRTVERDKNHPSVVIWSLGNESHHGANLGVVAEWTRERDPSRPLHYERDRTYRHSDFYSLMYAPVAEVDRIGRHEEDAPAETADEPGTEQRRRRLPFLLCEYAHAMGNGPGSLTEYQRVLESHPRCAGAFVWEWIDHGLRRTDGSGREYFAYGGDFGDSPHGGTFCIDGLLFPDRTPSPGLDAYKKAIEPVGIDIDPDVGRIRIRNRHDVRDLSHLRFGWTLETDGVHVAEGELGVEPVAARRETDLALPALPALPSGPAGETWLTVRAVLAADEPWAPAGHEVAWAQSRIRRAEPRPAPGGHPRAPAVGALDEHTGQLRGLGGVDLMGPYLDIWRAPTDNDRGMGDNSVLRRWRAAGLDRLVIRTESVERSPEQVLVRSRHAPDGLPHGLGTHYTWTREGDALRLTVDITPEGPWDGLSLPRAGVRFTLPARHNRVRWYGKGPGEAYPDSEQASRIGLFAADVASLQTPYVVPQENGRRAAVRWAELVDPVTGQGLRVETAGSGRPFGLTVRPWSSEELEEAAHPPDLVPGGRLHLHVDIAQHGLGSASCGPGPLEDHLLLPQPWRIELLLRPLGTGGPS; the protein is encoded by the coding sequence GTGACGGACACGGACGCAGAGGCGGCCACGGCCCGCAGCACCCGCACCGGCCACCCGGGCGCGGGCCAGCGGGACGGCACACCGGCCCCGTACTGGGCCGACCTGTCACCGGGCACCGGACGCCTCGCCCCACGCGCACACTTCCAGCGCGGCGGCCGCCGGCTCGCGCTCGGCGGCACCTGGTCCTTCCGTCTGTCACCGGCCGCCGACGCCCCCCTCGACTTCCTCGGCTCCGGCGGCCCCGCCCAGGACGACGGCGACTGGTCACCGCTCCGCGTCCCCGGCCACTGGGTCCTCCAGGGCCACGGCGTTCCCCGCTACACCAACACCGCGTACCCGTTCCCCATCGACCCCCCGCACGTGCCCGACGCCAACCCGACGGGCGATCACCACCGCACCTTCCACCTGCCCGACGGATGGCGGCTGCCCGGAACGGTACTGCGTTTCGACGGCGTCGACTCCTGCTTCAAGGTCTGGCTCAACGGCCGGGAGCTGGGCACCTCCAAGGGCAGCCGGCTGCCGTCCGAGTTCGACGCCGGGCAGGCCCTGCGCCCCGGCCGCAACGACCTCGCCGTACGCGTCCACCGCTGGTCCTCCGGCAGCTACCTGGAGGACCAGGACATGTGGTGGCTGCCCGGCATCTTCCGGGACGTGACCCTGCTGGAAGTCCCACCAGGGGCGATCGGCGACTACTTCGTACACGCCTCGTACGATCATGAACGGGGGAGCGGGACCCTGCGCGTCGACACCGACGTGCCCGCCCTCCTGTCCCTGCCCGAACTCGGCGTCCACGGCCATCCGGCCGACCAGGCACTCCCGCTGCCCCGCGTCGAACCATGGAGCGCCGAGCACCCCCGCCTCTACACCGGCGAACTGGCCCCCGCCTCCGGCGACGCCGCGCCCGTCCGGCTGCGCGTGGGCTTCCGCACCGTGGCGATCCGCGACGGCCGCTTCACCGTCAACGGCGTCCCCGTGCTGCTGCGCGGCGTCAACCGCCACGAACACGACCCCGACCGCGGACGCGCCGTCACCCTCGACACCATGCGTCACGACCTGGTCCTCATGAAGCGGCACAACATCAACGCCGTACGCACCGCCCATTACCCCCCGCACCCCGACTTCCTCGCCCTCTGCGACGAACTGGGCATGTGGGTCGTGGACGAGTGCGACATCGAGACACACGGCTTCATCCACGCCGACTGGGCCGGCAACCCCGCCGACGACCCCCGGTGGCGGCCGATGTTCATGGACCGGATACGCCGCACGGTGGAACGCGACAAGAACCACCCCAGCGTCGTGATCTGGTCCCTGGGCAACGAGAGCCACCACGGGGCGAACCTCGGTGTCGTCGCCGAGTGGACCCGGGAGCGCGACCCGTCCCGGCCACTGCACTACGAGCGGGACCGCACCTACCGTCACTCCGACTTCTACAGCCTCATGTACGCCCCGGTGGCCGAGGTCGACCGCATCGGCCGCCACGAGGAGGACGCCCCCGCCGAGACCGCCGACGAGCCCGGGACGGAACAGCGCAGACGCCGACTGCCCTTCCTGCTCTGCGAGTACGCCCACGCCATGGGCAACGGCCCCGGCTCCCTCACCGAGTACCAACGGGTCCTGGAGTCCCACCCGCGCTGCGCCGGGGCCTTCGTCTGGGAGTGGATCGACCACGGCCTGCGCCGCACCGACGGGAGCGGCCGCGAGTACTTCGCCTACGGCGGGGACTTCGGGGACAGCCCCCACGGCGGCACCTTCTGCATCGACGGACTGCTCTTCCCCGACCGCACCCCCTCGCCCGGCCTCGACGCCTACAAGAAGGCCATCGAACCGGTCGGAATCGACATCGACCCCGACGTTGGCCGGATCCGGATCCGCAACCGTCACGACGTGCGGGATCTGTCGCACCTGCGCTTCGGCTGGACCCTCGAGACGGACGGGGTCCACGTCGCGGAAGGCGAGCTGGGAGTGGAACCGGTGGCCGCCCGCCGGGAGACGGACCTCGCCCTGCCCGCCCTGCCCGCCCTGCCGTCAGGCCCCGCCGGCGAGACCTGGCTGACGGTCCGGGCCGTCCTGGCCGCCGACGAGCCGTGGGCCCCGGCCGGTCATGAGGTTGCCTGGGCGCAGTCACGCATCCGGCGGGCCGAGCCCCGGCCGGCCCCCGGCGGGCACCCGAGGGCCCCGGCCGTCGGCGCCCTCGACGAACACACCGGACAGCTGCGCGGACTGGGCGGCGTCGACCTCATGGGCCCCTACCTCGACATCTGGCGCGCACCCACCGACAACGACCGGGGGATGGGCGACAACTCCGTGCTGCGCCGGTGGCGCGCCGCCGGCCTGGACCGGCTGGTGATCCGTACGGAAAGCGTCGAACGGAGCCCGGAACAGGTGCTCGTCCGGTCCCGCCACGCGCCCGACGGCCTGCCGCACGGCCTCGGGACGCACTACACCTGGACCCGGGAGGGCGACGCCCTGCGTCTCACCGTCGACATCACCCCGGAGGGCCCCTGGGACGGCCTCAGCCTGCCGCGTGCCGGAGTGAGGTTCACACTGCCCGCCCGCCACAACCGCGTCCGATGGTACGGAAAGGGCCCGGGGGAGGCGTACCCGGACAGCGAACAGGCCTCCAGGATCGGCTTGTTCGCCGCGGACGTCGCGTCGCTCCAGACCCCGTACGTCGTCCCGCAGGAGAACGGCCGGCGCGCGGCCGTCCGCTGGGCCGAGCTCGTGGACCCCGTCACCGGCCAGGGGCTGCGCGTCGAAACGGCCGGATCCGGCCGGCCCTTCGGCCTGACGGTCAGGCCCTGGAGCAGCGAGGAGCTCGAAGAGGCCGCCCACCCGCCCGACCTCGTGCCCGGCGGCCGCCTCCATCTCCACGTGGACATCGCACAGCACGGACTCGGCAGCGCCTCCTGCGGACCGGGCCCGCTGGAGGACCACCTGCTCCTCCCTCAGCCCTGGCGCATCGAGCTGCTGCTCCGTCCGCTCGGGACCGGCGGCCCGTCATGA
- a CDS encoding alcohol dehydrogenase catalytic domain-containing protein — translation MRSAVLKQVGRIEIEESSDPRPGGGEALVEMRAVGLCGSDVAAFRGRHPFRAPPVVLGHEGAGRVVVAATDGAVPAGARVAVLPLASCRRCGRCEQGLSHLCAHRRLPGAGLPGLLSRYVALPASTLVPLPDDLTYAEGALVEPAAVAWHTVRAAGVRHGTSLAVLGAGTIGHLTAAVARLHGAEDVLVTDVRRPALRLAARATGCRTVDAGDGAVTGEDRADAFDAVVVASGHQACVDEALALCRSRGTVVVLPMFPEAVRAVLDPLVLKEIRIKGSSLYAAEDFRAAARAVAARTLDVRPLITADPAPLTGTQDAFDALDRGSDVMKFLLDPAR, via the coding sequence ATGCGCAGTGCCGTGCTGAAGCAGGTCGGCAGGATCGAAATCGAGGAATCGTCCGACCCCCGGCCGGGTGGGGGAGAAGCGCTCGTGGAGATGCGGGCGGTGGGTCTGTGCGGCAGTGACGTGGCTGCCTTCCGCGGCCGGCATCCGTTCCGGGCGCCCCCGGTGGTCCTCGGCCATGAAGGCGCCGGCCGGGTGGTGGTGGCCGCGACCGACGGTGCGGTCCCGGCCGGCGCGAGGGTGGCCGTGCTGCCTCTGGCGTCCTGCCGACGGTGCGGGCGCTGCGAACAGGGGCTGTCGCACCTGTGCGCGCACCGCAGGCTTCCGGGCGCAGGACTGCCGGGGCTCCTCAGCCGGTACGTGGCGCTGCCGGCGAGCACCCTGGTGCCGCTGCCCGACGACCTGACCTACGCCGAGGGCGCCCTGGTCGAGCCTGCGGCGGTCGCCTGGCACACCGTCCGTGCGGCGGGTGTCCGTCACGGCACGAGCCTCGCCGTCCTCGGGGCGGGCACCATCGGCCATCTGACGGCCGCGGTCGCCCGGCTGCACGGGGCCGAGGACGTCCTGGTCACCGACGTGCGCAGGCCCGCACTGAGGCTCGCCGCCCGGGCCACGGGCTGCCGCACCGTAGACGCGGGCGACGGGGCGGTGACCGGGGAGGACCGGGCCGACGCCTTCGACGCCGTCGTCGTCGCCTCCGGCCACCAGGCCTGCGTGGACGAGGCACTGGCCCTGTGCCGGTCCCGGGGAACCGTGGTCGTCCTGCCGATGTTCCCCGAAGCGGTGCGCGCCGTGCTCGACCCCCTGGTGCTGAAGGAGATCCGGATCAAGGGCTCCTCCCTGTACGCCGCCGAGGACTTCCGCGCGGCGGCCCGCGCCGTGGCGGCCCGCACGCTCGACGTCCGCCCCCTGATCACGGCGGACCCTGCGCCGCTGACCGGGACCCAGGACGCCTTCGACGCGCTGGACAGGGGGAGCGACGTCATGAAGTTCCTCCTGGATCCGGCGCGCTGA
- a CDS encoding RuBisCO large subunit C-terminal-like domain-containing protein produces MTDEQVVAVYDVESWLPPARAAEVLANEQSTGTFVRVPGESEALRHRFGATVLDVTELPDAGHTPLPGATRPPGAGPRPHRARVRIAFPLRNFGPSMPNLLAAVAGNLFELRELAAVRLVDLELPAAFAGRYPGPAFGVTGTRRLMGAPDGALIGTIIKPGVGLQLDALRALVRELASAGIDFIKDDELTGNPPHAPLRDRVAVVTEELDRAADRTGRRTMYAFNITDDIGRLEANHDLVLAAGGTCVMVCVQTVGLAAVAHLRERAALPVHGHRAMSGALLRSPQIGLGPLVFQRLARLAGVDQLHVGGIASKFYEKDEDVVASVRAMRTPFLGGYEALPVLSSGQWPGLAHRTLELTGTTDLLVLAGGGIHAHPAGPAAGVAAMRSAWRAAAEGEPLADRAARDPSLALALERFGGVRA; encoded by the coding sequence ATGACGGACGAACAGGTCGTGGCGGTCTACGACGTGGAGAGCTGGTTACCGCCCGCGCGGGCGGCCGAGGTGCTGGCGAACGAGCAGTCCACCGGTACGTTCGTACGGGTCCCCGGCGAGAGCGAAGCCCTCCGCCACCGGTTCGGGGCCACCGTCCTCGATGTGACGGAGCTCCCGGACGCGGGGCACACGCCCCTGCCCGGAGCGACCAGACCCCCGGGCGCCGGCCCGAGACCCCACCGCGCGCGCGTCCGGATCGCCTTCCCGCTGCGCAACTTCGGCCCCTCGATGCCGAATCTGCTGGCGGCGGTCGCGGGCAACCTCTTCGAGCTGCGCGAACTGGCCGCCGTACGCCTCGTCGACCTCGAACTGCCCGCCGCCTTCGCCGGACGCTACCCCGGACCCGCCTTCGGCGTGACGGGGACCCGGCGCCTGATGGGCGCACCCGACGGTGCGCTGATCGGCACGATCATCAAGCCAGGTGTCGGACTCCAGCTCGACGCACTCCGCGCCCTGGTACGCGAACTCGCCTCGGCCGGAATCGACTTCATCAAGGACGACGAGCTGACCGGGAATCCGCCGCACGCCCCGCTGCGGGACCGGGTCGCCGTCGTCACGGAAGAACTCGACCGGGCCGCGGACCGCACCGGCCGCCGCACCATGTACGCCTTCAACATCACCGACGACATAGGCCGCCTCGAAGCCAACCACGACCTGGTGCTCGCGGCGGGCGGCACCTGCGTCATGGTGTGTGTGCAGACCGTCGGACTGGCGGCAGTCGCGCACCTGCGCGAACGCGCGGCGCTGCCGGTGCACGGACACCGGGCCATGAGCGGCGCGCTGCTGCGCAGCCCGCAGATCGGCCTGGGACCGCTGGTCTTCCAGAGACTCGCCCGGCTGGCCGGCGTCGACCAGCTGCACGTCGGCGGCATCGCGAGCAAGTTCTACGAGAAGGACGAAGACGTCGTCGCGTCCGTGCGGGCGATGCGCACCCCGTTCCTCGGCGGGTACGAGGCCCTGCCCGTGCTGTCGTCGGGGCAGTGGCCGGGCCTCGCCCACCGCACCCTGGAGCTGACCGGCACGACGGATCTGCTGGTCCTCGCCGGCGGCGGAATCCACGCCCACCCGGCAGGACCCGCGGCCGGGGTCGCCGCCATGCGTTCGGCGTGGCGGGCGGCCGCCGAAGGGGAACCCCTGGCCGACCGGGCGGCCCGCGACCCTTCGCTCGCCCTGGCCCTGGAGCGGTTCGGCGGAGTACGCGCATGA
- a CDS encoding glycoside hydrolase family 28 protein: MSGPDRRTFLTAAGLVAAGAAAAPAAHAEEKPAPPGARRRAARILAGVHDPRFPRRRVPITDHGAVGDGVQDCTEAIRAAVETCARAGGGHVVVPPGDWLTGAVHLRSRIDLHLEEGATLRFRQEPQAYLPPVYSRYEGTECFNYSPFVYAFDCHTVAVTGRGTLDGQADWTHWWDWTKGIGEAPAPQNADIRQLLAWGDAGTPVHERVFGGGHFLRPNLVQFYRCRDVLIEGVTVRNSPMWNIHPVLCTNVTVRGVTVDSPVGPNNDGVDPESCSYVLIQDCLFDTGDDCIAFKAGKNTDGRRVGVPMQHALVERCEMRDGHGGVTIGSETSGGVSDIVARDCVMDSPRLDRAIRLKSSPLRGGYIRDVLCHDITVGEVGDAVVEIALDYERVETGDFYPDVRDIAIHRVTTTAGPRAWTFIGNDANPIRDVLLSDCVFDGMTGPNEQRNIEGLVLRRVTINGQEASS; this comes from the coding sequence GTGAGCGGCCCCGACCGCCGGACGTTCCTGACCGCGGCGGGTCTCGTCGCCGCCGGTGCCGCGGCCGCCCCGGCCGCGCACGCCGAGGAGAAGCCTGCCCCGCCCGGGGCACGACGTCGCGCCGCCCGCATCCTCGCCGGGGTGCACGACCCGCGCTTCCCGCGCCGGCGTGTGCCGATCACCGACCACGGCGCGGTCGGCGACGGCGTGCAGGACTGTACGGAGGCGATCCGCGCGGCCGTCGAGACATGCGCGCGGGCGGGCGGCGGGCACGTCGTCGTACCGCCCGGCGACTGGCTGACCGGAGCCGTCCATCTGCGCAGCCGGATCGACCTCCATCTGGAGGAGGGCGCCACCCTGCGCTTCCGGCAGGAGCCGCAGGCCTATCTGCCGCCCGTCTACAGCCGGTACGAGGGCACCGAGTGCTTCAACTACTCGCCGTTCGTCTACGCCTTCGACTGTCACACGGTGGCGGTCACCGGGCGCGGCACCCTCGACGGGCAGGCCGACTGGACGCACTGGTGGGACTGGACGAAGGGGATCGGTGAGGCGCCCGCACCGCAGAACGCGGACATCCGGCAGCTGCTGGCCTGGGGTGACGCGGGCACCCCCGTCCACGAGCGGGTGTTCGGCGGGGGCCACTTCCTGCGGCCGAACCTGGTCCAGTTCTACCGCTGTCGTGACGTCCTCATCGAGGGCGTCACCGTCCGCAACTCCCCGATGTGGAACATCCATCCGGTCCTGTGCACCAATGTCACCGTCCGCGGTGTGACCGTGGACAGCCCGGTCGGCCCCAACAACGACGGTGTCGACCCCGAGTCCTGTTCCTACGTCCTCATCCAGGACTGCCTCTTCGACACCGGCGACGACTGCATCGCCTTCAAGGCGGGCAAGAACACCGACGGGCGGCGGGTCGGCGTGCCCATGCAGCACGCCCTGGTCGAGCGCTGCGAGATGCGCGACGGCCACGGCGGCGTGACCATCGGCAGTGAGACCTCGGGCGGCGTCTCTGACATCGTCGCGCGGGACTGTGTGATGGACAGCCCTCGCCTCGACCGGGCCATCCGTCTCAAGTCCAGTCCGCTGCGCGGTGGTTACATCCGCGACGTACTGTGCCACGACATCACGGTGGGCGAGGTCGGTGACGCGGTCGTGGAGATCGCCCTCGACTACGAGCGTGTGGAGACCGGCGACTTCTATCCCGATGTGCGCGACATCGCGATCCACCGGGTCACCACCACGGCGGGGCCCCGCGCCTGGACCTTCATCGGCAACGACGCGAACCCGATCCGCGACGTGCTGCTGAGCGACTGTGTCTTCGACGGCATGACGGGGCCGAACGAGCAGCGGAACATCGAGGGCCTGGTCCTGCGCCGCGTCACGATCAACGGCCAGGAGGCGTCGTCTTGA
- a CDS encoding four-carbon acid sugar kinase family protein, giving the protein MTGTPTSGGTPSDPDRTRRTGVPDPPEAPRVAFYGDDVTGSTDALAQFHRAGLRGVLHFGRDAAAAAAGRSGHDVVGVAGVARSLPTERMADEIRPALEALRQTGAGFVQYKMCSTADSSPVRGSLGRAAEAGREVFGAVPVPLLAAQPEFGRYTAFGHHFARDDDGRVHRLDRQPTMSRHPVTPMGESDLVLHLTGQTALPVASFDLTAYELPFHRARRRYDATTGDGPGIVVLDALTCEHARYAARLALTGGPSPLFALGSGGLSLAVGQLLNGTGTTEPYGAPGPGRVIVVSGSRAARTTAQIRRATEHGWATVPIPVDPSDGCDTSPAALAGLRDAVLRSLATDAPGVVVHALPAGHRDEPGTDPRDTLGDSLAHAVRTAVADGGVRRVVVVGGDTAGRVTDRLGARAAEIDTLLSPGAAMCRLTCDDPHVDGVSLLLKGGQAGPVDIFDRVAGRTGAIDLTTDPRGEPGT; this is encoded by the coding sequence ATGACGGGCACGCCCACGTCAGGTGGCACGCCCTCGGACCCCGACCGCACGCGCAGGACCGGCGTGCCCGATCCCCCGGAGGCCCCTCGCGTGGCCTTCTACGGCGACGACGTCACCGGATCCACGGACGCCCTCGCCCAGTTCCACCGGGCCGGCCTGCGCGGCGTGCTGCACTTCGGGCGCGACGCCGCGGCGGCCGCCGCCGGCCGGAGCGGGCACGACGTGGTCGGGGTGGCCGGAGTCGCCCGCTCGCTCCCCACCGAACGCATGGCCGACGAGATCCGCCCCGCGCTGGAGGCGCTGCGGCAGACCGGAGCGGGTTTCGTGCAGTACAAGATGTGCTCCACCGCCGACTCGTCGCCCGTGCGGGGAAGCCTCGGGCGCGCGGCGGAGGCCGGCCGGGAGGTCTTCGGGGCGGTGCCCGTCCCGCTGCTGGCCGCGCAGCCCGAATTCGGGCGGTACACGGCCTTCGGTCACCACTTCGCCCGGGACGACGACGGCCGCGTCCACCGCCTCGACCGACAGCCCACCATGTCCCGTCACCCGGTGACCCCCATGGGCGAATCCGACCTGGTGCTGCACCTCACCGGGCAGACGGCACTGCCCGTCGCCTCCTTCGACCTGACGGCCTACGAGCTGCCGTTCCACCGGGCGCGGCGCCGCTACGACGCGACGACCGGGGACGGCCCCGGCATCGTCGTCCTCGACGCCCTGACGTGTGAGCACGCCCGGTACGCGGCCCGACTGGCCCTGACCGGCGGCCCGTCCCCCCTCTTCGCCCTGGGCTCCGGCGGTCTCAGCCTCGCGGTCGGACAACTGCTGAACGGAACGGGGACCACCGAGCCCTACGGCGCACCCGGGCCCGGCCGCGTCATCGTCGTCTCCGGCAGCCGCGCCGCCCGGACCACGGCCCAGATACGCCGGGCGACGGAACACGGATGGGCCACCGTGCCCATCCCCGTTGACCCGTCGGACGGCTGCGACACCTCGCCCGCCGCGCTGGCCGGGCTGCGCGACGCGGTGCTGCGCTCCCTGGCCACGGACGCGCCCGGCGTGGTGGTGCACGCCCTGCCCGCCGGCCACCGGGACGAGCCCGGCACCGACCCCCGCGACACGCTCGGCGACAGCCTCGCCCACGCCGTGCGGACCGCCGTGGCCGACGGCGGCGTGCGCCGTGTGGTGGTGGTCGGCGGGGATACGGCGGGCCGGGTGACGGACCGGCTGGGCGCCCGAGCGGCCGAGATCGACACCCTGCTCTCTCCCGGCGCGGCCATGTGCCGCCTGACCTGCGACGACCCGCACGTCGACGGGGTGTCGCTCCTCCTCAAGGGAGGGCAGGCCGGCCCTGTCGACATCTTCGACCGGGTCGCCGGACGGACCGGCGCCATCGACCTGACCACCGACCCACGCGGGGAGCCCGGGACATGA